A genomic window from Methanobrevibacter sp. TLL-48-HuF1 includes:
- a CDS encoding glycosyltransferase family 8 protein gives MLNVSFACDDNYSPYLAICLVSLLKNNIGDFDEIEIFVLDSGIKKINKEKIRKIAHDYGADISFIHVADIEEKYNLTLNKMSVKGDFSLATYSRLFIASLLPETVDKVIYLDCDALVLGSFKEIWELDLNNYLAAGVLALNCTAEVKKAIDLNEDDSYINAGMLLINLKRWRQENVENQFLEKLVEFNLRGKHFGMDQGVINNVLSKNLFVLNPKYNLEGSLHNTNYDITFKLNGNIQKNYYSREVLDDAIENPVFQHFCVGNGEIFNRPWLNMHHEDNKLYRKYFELADFEFDEVFDYHHVALIKRFNRFLARNKLTSFLICKVIPDKLAKKIVGNKMEVDNLTDIERW, from the coding sequence ATGTTAAATGTAAGTTTTGCATGTGATGATAATTATTCACCATACTTGGCTATTTGTCTTGTTTCACTATTAAAAAATAATATTGGTGATTTTGATGAAATAGAAATTTTTGTATTGGACAGCGGAATCAAAAAAATCAATAAGGAAAAAATAAGGAAAATAGCTCATGATTATGGTGCTGATATTTCATTTATCCATGTTGCAGATATTGAGGAAAAATATAATCTGACTTTAAATAAAATGAGTGTTAAAGGGGATTTTTCACTGGCTACCTATTCCAGATTATTTATAGCCAGTCTCCTTCCTGAAACTGTAGATAAAGTAATATATCTTGATTGTGATGCTTTGGTTTTAGGTTCATTTAAGGAAATCTGGGAGCTGGATTTAAATAATTATCTGGCAGCTGGAGTTTTGGCGCTGAACTGTACTGCTGAGGTTAAAAAAGCCATAGACTTAAATGAAGACGATTCCTACATTAATGCTGGAATGCTTTTAATCAACCTTAAGCGATGGAGACAGGAAAATGTTGAAAATCAGTTTTTAGAAAAGCTTGTTGAGTTTAACTTAAGAGGCAAACACTTTGGAATGGATCAGGGAGTAATCAACAATGTTTTATCCAAAAATCTCTTTGTTTTAAACCCAAAATATAATCTTGAAGGCAGCCTACACAATACTAACTATGACATTACCTTCAAATTAAACGGAAATATACAAAAGAATTACTATTCAAGGGAAGTTCTGGATGATGCAATTGAAAACCCTGTATTTCAGCATTTCTGTGTAGGAAACGGTGAAATATTTAACAGACCATGGTTAAATATGCATCATGAAGACAATAAATTATATAGAAAGTATTTTGAGTTAGCTGACTTTGAATTTGACGAAGTATTTGACTATCACCATGTAGCACTTATAAAAAGATTCAACAGATTTTTAGCCAGAAACAAATTAACTTCCTTTCTGATTTGCAAAGTGATTCCGGATAAATTAGCTAAAAAGATAGTTGGAAATAAAATGGAAGTTGACAATCTGACAGATATTGAGAGATGGTAA
- a CDS encoding AAA family ATPase, with translation MLNDMVLNISDFGPIDEANIKIGRINVVAGKNGTGKSTFSKILYCFLNAASDEGVKLANKSIRDKLSEFIFHWSNKVSEEYHDEESKLKKIQFELSNHDLETSLEKEYDELFKLASNFDENFNNQYSENLKEIGEVINFNKNKTRRYIQISNVLFAFEFDFCYTGAKIKFYGTCDEKNFENTLTFNNDGIEGNVSGKILDNISFSKVIYIDSPSIFEINYNNVQNNNAYHLNELYRKLLPNEDIDVYDNVYNKDLIDFNNKLNGLLNGRFKFDYNKNEFVFISDKSEYLIKNTASGLKQLGIIQLLLENRGLTKNSFLIIDEPEVNLHPEWQIKFAEILILLVKKLNISLYINTHSPFLAEAIEVYSKYYSLDDEVNFYLTEESGKNKCKFKRIPLYDAVEIYDNLGNPFDEIEKIRLKTELKEDMG, from the coding sequence ATGTTAAATGATATGGTGTTAAATATATCTGATTTTGGTCCAATTGATGAAGCTAATATTAAAATTGGTAGAATTAATGTTGTGGCTGGAAAAAACGGTACTGGAAAGTCCACATTTAGTAAAATTTTGTATTGTTTTTTAAATGCTGCATCTGATGAAGGTGTAAAATTAGCAAATAAAAGTATAAGGGATAAACTTTCAGAATTTATTTTTCACTGGTCTAATAAAGTATCTGAAGAATATCATGATGAAGAATCTAAATTAAAAAAAATTCAATTTGAACTTAGTAATCATGATTTGGAAACTTCCCTTGAAAAAGAGTATGATGAGCTTTTTAAATTAGCGTCTAATTTTGATGAAAATTTTAATAATCAATACTCTGAAAATTTAAAAGAAATAGGTGAAGTGATAAATTTCAATAAAAATAAAACCCGAAGATATATTCAGATTAGTAATGTTTTATTTGCTTTTGAATTTGATTTTTGTTATACTGGTGCTAAAATTAAATTTTATGGAACTTGTGATGAAAAAAATTTTGAAAATACTTTAACTTTTAATAATGATGGAATTGAAGGAAATGTGTCCGGTAAAATTTTGGACAATATTAGTTTTTCAAAAGTTATTTATATAGATTCTCCATCTATTTTTGAAATTAATTATAATAATGTCCAAAACAACAATGCGTATCACTTAAATGAATTATATAGAAAATTGCTTCCTAATGAAGATATTGATGTTTATGATAATGTTTATAATAAAGATTTAATTGATTTTAATAATAAATTAAATGGATTATTAAATGGTAGATTTAAATTTGATTATAATAAAAATGAGTTTGTTTTTATTTCTGATAAAAGTGAATATTTAATTAAAAACACTGCATCAGGATTAAAACAGTTAGGTATTATTCAATTATTATTGGAAAATAGGGGATTGACTAAAAATAGTTTTTTAATAATTGATGAACCAGAAGTTAATTTACATCCTGAATGGCAAATAAAATTTGCCGAAATTTTAATTTTATTAGTTAAAAAGTTGAATATTTCATTGTATATTAATACTCATAGTCCTTTTTTAGCAGAAGCTATTGAAGTATATTCTAAGTATTATTCTCTTGATGATGAGGTTAATTTTTATTTAACTGAAGAAAGTGGTAAAAATAAATGTAAATTCAAGAGAATACCTCTTTATGATGCTGTTGAAATTTATGATAATTTAGGTAATCCTTTTGATGAAATTGAAAAAATAAGACTTAAAACAGAGTTAAAAGAAGATATGGGGTAG
- a CDS encoding Gfo/Idh/MocA family oxidoreductase, translated as MIKVITYGTYDLFHYGHQRLLERAKALGDYLIVGVTADDFDKNRGKINVQQSLMERIESVRATGLADEIIIEEYEGQKIDDIKRYDIDIFTVGSDWVGEFDYLNEYCDVVYLERTEGVSSTDIRSKDRQVTLGLVGEGLVLNKFYNESQYVNGLTVEGICSDDENQLKDFEDDLILTRDFDELIDNVEAIFIVSHPSKHYKQAKKALENGVHVLCESPIALKEEELCELFKLAKKNNLILMDSIKTAYSTAYNRLLLLAKKGKIGDVISVDATCTSLADRSGDDWNSITAWGPTALLPVFQLLGTDYKNKNINSLLLDSAENFDLFTKIDFTYQNAVASIKVGKGVKSEGELIISGTKGYIYVPAPWWKTDYFEVRFENQNENKKYFYQLDGEGIRYELVAFIKSIELNKTGSYIDINISKEISSVMEAFDNNKFNNL; from the coding sequence ATGATTAAAGTTATAACCTATGGTACATATGATTTATTTCATTATGGTCATCAGAGATTACTGGAAAGGGCAAAAGCACTTGGAGACTATTTAATTGTAGGGGTTACTGCTGATGACTTTGATAAAAACAGGGGAAAAATCAATGTACAGCAGTCATTAATGGAAAGAATAGAATCAGTAAGGGCAACAGGACTGGCTGATGAAATTATTATAGAAGAATATGAAGGTCAAAAAATAGATGACATCAAAAGATATGATATTGATATTTTCACTGTAGGATCTGATTGGGTTGGCGAATTTGATTATCTTAATGAATATTGTGATGTTGTTTATTTGGAGAGAACTGAAGGAGTTTCAAGTACAGATATAAGATCAAAAGATAGACAGGTTACATTAGGTTTAGTTGGTGAAGGATTAGTTTTAAACAAATTTTACAATGAAAGCCAGTATGTCAATGGATTAACTGTTGAGGGAATATGTTCGGATGATGAAAATCAACTTAAAGACTTTGAGGATGATTTAATTTTAACTCGGGATTTTGATGAATTGATAGATAATGTTGAAGCAATATTTATTGTATCTCATCCATCAAAACATTACAAACAAGCAAAAAAGGCACTTGAAAATGGAGTCCATGTTTTATGTGAATCACCAATTGCTCTTAAAGAAGAGGAGCTCTGTGAATTATTCAAACTGGCTAAAAAGAATAATTTGATTTTAATGGATTCAATTAAAACAGCATATTCAACTGCTTATAACAGATTGTTGTTACTTGCTAAAAAAGGAAAAATTGGAGATGTAATATCAGTTGATGCAACCTGTACCAGTTTAGCAGATAGGTCTGGTGATGACTGGAACAGTATAACTGCATGGGGTCCAACAGCTTTATTGCCGGTTTTCCAATTGCTTGGAACTGACTATAAAAATAAAAACATTAATTCTCTTTTGTTAGACAGTGCAGAGAATTTTGATTTATTTACAAAAATAGATTTCACATATCAAAATGCAGTAGCTTCTATAAAAGTTGGAAAAGGAGTTAAATCTGAAGGGGAATTAATAATATCTGGAACAAAAGGATATATTTATGTTCCTGCTCCATGGTGGAAAACAGACTATTTTGAAGTACGTTTTGAAAATCAAAATGAAAATAAGAAATATTTCTACCAGTTAGATGGTGAAGGAATAAGATATGAACTTGTAGCATTTATAAAATCAATTGAATTAAATAAAACAGGTTCATATATTGATATTAATATTTCTAAGGAAATATCTTCAGTAATGGAAGCTTTTGATAATAATAAATTTAATAATTTATGA
- a CDS encoding DUF3781 domain-containing protein, which yields MSLLENTDKIHTTTMGVGRIKRNLKLDTDDVVGYCISKIKDKNTKISRKGKNYYIEADGCIITVNASSYTIITAHLK from the coding sequence ATGAGCCTGCTTGAAAACACAGATAAAATACACACCACCACAATGGGTGTTGGAAGAATTAAAAGAAACCTCAAATTAGATACTGATGATGTCGTTGGCTATTGCATTTCCAAAATTAAAGATAAAAACACTAAAATAAGTCGCAAAGGTAAAAACTATTACATTGAAGCTGACGGATGCATAATAACTGTTAATGCTTCCAGCTATACCATAATAACTGCACATTTAAAATAA
- a CDS encoding phosphorylcholine transferase LicD, with protein sequence MTIIKLPKKFNEYDPKTLKHLQDVYLMMLKDFIKVCDENQIEYFLDGGSALGAVRHQGFIPWDDDIDIILFRDEYERLIEILEKLPQDKYELLSSKNKKCYCRLHSQWNLKGTKTEAYYDMNTDFTLGICLDIFVLDNIPNDGLRKKIFSIKQTLIRKLIWSYEITNSEAYISKNKERLGKILKIIFKILRINFTKIIKINNNFIEKYRNENCENVCNLSTTYELVSIPKNIFHPPKKVKFEDVEVNIPNDYDKYLKIIYGDNYMEIPPKEDRYNHIYNTVDFGPYK encoded by the coding sequence ATGACTATAATAAAACTACCTAAGAAATTCAATGAATATGATCCTAAAACTTTAAAACATTTACAAGATGTTTATTTGATGATGTTAAAAGATTTCATCAAAGTTTGTGATGAAAATCAGATAGAATATTTTCTTGATGGAGGCAGTGCACTCGGTGCTGTAAGACATCAAGGATTCATTCCATGGGATGATGATATAGATATTATACTATTCCGAGATGAATACGAACGATTAATAGAAATATTAGAAAAATTACCTCAAGATAAATATGAATTATTAAGTTCAAAAAATAAAAAATGTTATTGTAGGCTCCATTCCCAATGGAATTTAAAAGGAACAAAAACAGAAGCATATTACGACATGAATACTGATTTCACATTAGGAATATGCTTAGATATTTTTGTATTGGATAACATTCCCAATGACGGATTAAGAAAAAAAATATTTTCAATAAAACAAACATTAATAAGGAAATTAATTTGGAGTTATGAAATAACAAATAGTGAAGCATACATCTCCAAAAACAAAGAAAGACTGGGGAAAATATTAAAAATTATTTTCAAAATTCTTAGAATAAATTTTACAAAAATTATAAAAATCAACAATAATTTTATAGAAAAATACCGGAATGAAAATTGCGAAAATGTTTGTAACTTAAGTACAACCTATGAATTAGTTTCAATTCCAAAAAATATATTCCACCCTCCAAAAAAAGTCAAATTTGAAGATGTTGAAGTTAACATCCCAAATGATTATGATAAATACCTAAAAATAATATACGGAGATAATTATATGGAAATACCTCCAAAAGAGGATAGATACAATCATATTTATAATACTGTCGATTTTGGACCTTACAAATAA
- a CDS encoding DUF2283 domain-containing protein, which produces MILNENSTVLKYMYDYSSDVLGVKVKNDFIYHETVELEDGVLLDFDKNDVPVSLEIMDASKRFNIPKSSLNDLKFFNMTVVVDNKFITINVVIGVLIHNNENKQILESFTVNKYGIPNITADLTI; this is translated from the coding sequence GTGATATTGAACGAAAATAGTACTGTATTAAAGTATATGTATGATTATTCTTCAGATGTTTTAGGAGTTAAAGTCAAAAATGATTTTATCTATCATGAAACCGTTGAACTGGAAGATGGTGTATTATTGGATTTTGATAAAAATGATGTGCCAGTTTCTTTAGAAATTATGGATGCTTCTAAAAGATTCAACATTCCAAAATCTTCATTAAATGATTTAAAATTTTTTAATATGACTGTTGTTGTTGATAATAAATTTATTACAATTAATGTTGTTATTGGTGTTTTAATTCATAATAATGAAAATAAACAGATTTTAGAATCATTTACTGTTAATAAATATGGAATTCCAAATATAACTGCTGATTTAACTATTTAA
- a CDS encoding NAD(P)H-dependent glycerol-3-phosphate dehydrogenase, producing MKPKVGIISAGALGTALAQSISKNNDNILLWGRNPELINEINKEHTNSKYYPNFQLNENITGIDDLEKLHNCDVIILAIPSSVIREMMEKLAKIISPDCAIITTIKGIELSSHKTMSQIINEYVDNATYVLSGPNIAKEIMNNFPAATSIAGKGDFELVKSVFDGSNMKVDYNDDIIGTEFCGIIKNIIAISQGILEGMDINYNAKLAFFTKSFLEAKDIIEKLGGKRDTVDQYCGFGDIITASLFPVSRNHTLGVLAGQNIVIDEQATGVLFEGKNTSKVFKKICDEHNIHSPTVDFVYHTVIENKNPKIEFNKIWNEL from the coding sequence ATGAAACCTAAAGTTGGGATTATTAGTGCTGGTGCACTTGGAACTGCTTTAGCACAATCCATTTCAAAAAACAATGATAACATTTTATTATGGGGCAGGAACCCAGAATTAATAAATGAAATCAATAAGGAACATACAAATAGCAAATATTATCCTAATTTTCAATTAAATGAAAATATAACCGGAATTGATGATTTAGAAAAATTACATAATTGTGATGTTATTATACTAGCCATTCCATCATCAGTCATTCGTGAAATGATGGAAAAATTAGCTAAAATAATATCTCCAGACTGTGCAATTATAACAACCATAAAAGGTATTGAATTATCCAGCCATAAAACAATGAGCCAGATTATCAATGAATATGTTGATAATGCAACTTATGTACTGTCCGGTCCTAATATTGCAAAGGAGATTATGAATAATTTTCCAGCAGCTACTTCCATTGCAGGAAAAGGCGATTTTGAGTTAGTTAAATCTGTTTTTGATGGAAGCAATATGAAAGTAGATTATAATGATGATATTATAGGTACTGAATTTTGTGGAATTATTAAAAACATAATAGCTATTTCACAGGGGATTTTAGAAGGAATGGACATTAATTACAATGCAAAATTAGCATTTTTCACTAAAAGTTTCCTTGAAGCTAAAGACATTATTGAAAAATTAGGTGGAAAAAGAGATACTGTGGATCAATACTGTGGATTTGGAGATATTATTACTGCATCATTATTCCCAGTTAGTAGAAATCATACATTAGGAGTTCTAGCTGGACAAAATATAGTAATTGATGAACAGGCAACAGGAGTGCTTTTTGAAGGTAAAAACACATCCAAAGTGTTTAAAAAAATATGTGATGAACATAATATTCACAGTCCAACTGTTGACTTTGTTTACCATACAGTAATTGAAAATAAAAATCCTAAAATCGAGTTTAATAAGATTTGGAATGAATTGTAA
- a CDS encoding glycosyltransferase family 52, whose translation MTKRICTVDTVYSLFLYFLINGVSDDDLFIFSSGVPEDVRKNINHVYFPSSRFKFCADDNLIKFAVMNLGVCFRQLYGILKLRLLMLFVGDDVEIYGHGHTQFSYMFYEYENAYLIEDGLANYRKLESNFISNRLLNFLGLYIKGSKSGYGTHENIKKVYLTYEGFCDVSSKAEIIDLNALWENLSLEDHLKILKIFNFSNLENIDVLLITQAFSEDNLMDLNEEMRIYSEIVEKYPNIIIKPHPREVKDYSKIFPDNTVLDKHFPVELRVLMGIKIEKTVTISSTAVLHFPASEIETYWGDINSGYVKKSREALECLIKGLKD comes from the coding sequence ATGACTAAAAGAATCTGTACAGTTGATACAGTATACTCTCTGTTTTTGTATTTTTTAATAAATGGAGTTTCCGATGATGATTTGTTTATATTTTCATCAGGAGTTCCTGAAGATGTTAGAAAAAATATTAATCATGTTTATTTTCCATCTTCCCGTTTTAAATTCTGTGCTGATGATAATTTAATTAAATTTGCAGTTATGAATTTGGGAGTGTGTTTCAGACAGCTTTACGGCATTCTGAAACTTAGGTTGTTGATGCTGTTTGTTGGAGATGATGTTGAGATATACGGTCATGGGCATACGCAGTTTTCTTATATGTTTTATGAATATGAAAATGCATACCTTATAGAAGACGGTCTTGCTAATTACAGAAAACTGGAAAGTAACTTTATTTCAAACAGGCTTCTTAACTTTTTGGGATTGTATATTAAAGGATCCAAATCAGGATACGGAACACATGAAAACATTAAAAAGGTTTATCTGACTTATGAAGGTTTTTGTGATGTATCATCTAAAGCAGAAATAATTGATTTAAATGCATTGTGGGAGAATCTGTCTTTGGAAGATCATTTAAAGATTTTAAAAATTTTCAATTTCAGTAATCTGGAAAATATTGATGTATTATTGATTACACAGGCATTTAGTGAAGACAATTTAATGGATTTAAATGAGGAAATGAGGATATATTCTGAAATTGTTGAAAAATATCCCAATATTATAATAAAGCCACATCCTCGGGAAGTTAAAGATTATTCTAAAATTTTTCCAGACAATACTGTTTTGGATAAGCATTTTCCGGTAGAGCTGCGGGTGCTGATGGGAATTAAAATAGAAAAAACAGTTACAATCTCTTCAACAGCAGTTCTTCACTTTCCAGCTAGTGAAATAGAAACCTACTGGGGAGATATAAATTCCGGTTATGTTAAAAAATCCCGTGAGGCTTTGGAATGTTTGATTAAAGGTTTGAAAGATTAA
- a CDS encoding bifunctional 2-polyprenyl-6-hydroxyphenol methylase/3-demethylubiquinol 3-O-methyltransferase UbiG — MSRIYGNIEEIDSEKIKKFFNNRAKKDEEALLVKTEFSDKENVEKRHKEESELLLNKIDFENKKILEIGCGIGRWAEVFHDKCDSYLGIDYSEDLIEIAKENYNYDNCHFQVLSASQLDTADLLVNAPFDIVIITGVLIYFNDDTIKKMIKDLNSLCASNKTIYIRETLSFLETRLTLKDFFSENLEADYNAIYRTDDEFLDFINGIDGNITIETGEIFDELKNFTETGYKYFLIKSVN; from the coding sequence ATGAGTAGAATTTATGGAAACATTGAAGAAATAGACTCTGAAAAAATTAAAAAATTTTTCAATAATCGGGCTAAAAAAGACGAAGAAGCACTGCTTGTTAAAACTGAATTTTCAGACAAAGAAAATGTTGAAAAACGTCACAAAGAAGAAAGTGAATTACTATTAAATAAAATTGATTTTGAAAATAAAAAAATTTTAGAAATCGGCTGCGGAATTGGCAGATGGGCTGAAGTTTTCCATGACAAGTGCGACAGTTATTTAGGTATTGATTATTCTGAAGATCTAATTGAAATAGCTAAGGAAAATTATAATTATGATAACTGCCATTTCCAGGTTTTATCCGCTTCCCAACTAGATACTGCAGATTTACTAGTTAATGCTCCTTTTGATATTGTTATAATTACTGGAGTATTAATCTATTTTAATGATGATACTATTAAAAAAATGATTAAAGATTTAAATAGCTTATGTGCTTCCAATAAAACAATTTACATAAGAGAAACTCTTTCATTTTTAGAAACCAGACTTACTTTAAAGGATTTCTTTTCTGAAAATCTGGAAGCTGATTATAATGCAATTTACAGAACTGATGATGAATTTTTAGACTTTATAAACGGAATTGATGGAAATATAACTATTGAAACTGGTGAAATATTTGATGAATTGAAAAATTTCACTGAAACTGGATATAAATACTTTTTAATTAAATCTGTAAATTAA
- a CDS encoding alanine--glyoxylate aminotransferase family protein has protein sequence MLNFALGPVMSSDLVLKVGSEQTPYFRTPEFSKITLENEKLMKEMLFADEDSKVIFLTGSGTSGMEATVMNVFTENDKVLVVNGGGFGQRFVDLCKLHNIDCDDIKIDFGSCLTSQMLEKYDNKGYTAFMVNICETSSGVHYDIDLISDFCKRNNLFLVVDAVSSFLADYINMSEHGVDVVITGSQKALACPPGIAIITLSGRAVDRVNNNSCKSMYFDLKDMLLNAKRGQTPYTPAITILLQINARLNQIKNDGGVKVEIERTTNLANDFRNKIKEFPFEVRCKCLSNAVTTVHSKEILDVNLVEILKNEYDIWVSTARDDLSKDMIFRVGHMGDLSTEDNDTLIDALRDIQKRGLF, from the coding sequence GTGTTGAATTTTGCTTTAGGTCCGGTTATGAGTAGTGATTTAGTTTTAAAAGTTGGAAGTGAACAAACTCCTTATTTTAGAACTCCTGAATTTTCTAAAATCACTCTTGAGAATGAAAAATTGATGAAAGAAATGCTTTTTGCAGATGAAGATTCCAAAGTCATATTTTTAACGGGATCTGGAACTTCTGGTATGGAAGCTACTGTGATGAATGTTTTTACAGAAAATGATAAAGTATTAGTAGTCAATGGTGGAGGATTTGGTCAAAGATTTGTGGATTTATGTAAACTCCATAATATTGACTGTGATGATATTAAAATAGATTTTGGATCATGTCTTACTTCTCAAATGTTGGAAAAGTATGATAATAAAGGTTATACTGCATTTATGGTTAATATTTGTGAAACAAGTTCCGGAGTTCATTATGATATTGATTTAATAAGTGATTTCTGTAAAAGAAATAATCTATTTTTAGTTGTCGATGCAGTTAGTTCTTTTTTAGCTGATTATATTAATATGAGCGAGCACGGAGTGGATGTCGTAATAACAGGTTCTCAAAAAGCATTGGCATGCCCTCCAGGAATTGCTATTATAACTTTATCTGGACGTGCTGTAGATAGGGTGAACAATAATTCATGTAAATCAATGTATTTTGATTTAAAAGATATGTTGTTAAATGCTAAGAGAGGTCAAACACCATATACTCCAGCTATTACTATTTTGTTACAGATTAATGCAAGATTGAATCAAATTAAAAATGATGGTGGAGTTAAAGTTGAAATTGAGCGAACTACAAATTTAGCTAATGATTTTAGAAATAAAATTAAAGAATTTCCATTTGAAGTTAGATGTAAATGCTTATCTAATGCAGTTACTACTGTTCACTCTAAAGAAATTCTTGATGTAAATCTTGTTGAAATATTAAAAAATGAATATGATATATGGGTTAGTACAGCAAGGGATGATTTATCAAAAGACATGATTTTTAGAGTTGGACATATGGGTGATTTATCTACTGAAGATAATGATACTTTGATTGATGCACTTAGAGATATTCAAAAAAGAGGATTATTCTAA
- a CDS encoding phosphorylcholine transferase LicD, with product MDFEKIYAKLPDFIKYNNYILDFFLKIPKKLQNLNKKSNQLNSQNQLLDLLFTSCDIRIKGNLRNVQLLYIELLRFVDNVCKKHNIDYWLEGGTLIGAVRHGGFIPWDDDIDLSIMRKDYEKLIKILPEEISKYEYFKENCGLSLLIENQKNYFEGFRSVYDVDDENGFLDDNKFSFLQIAWLKPYVKIDLFPKDYLLEEKLESFKKDYVSTKYKFNQDVKNGKKVFWNEFNVVKKELGLVNTKTKYFADSIDVLQLTSDLIYETDKIFPLKTIKFEGYEFKCPKDIKHTLEVQFGKNFMHIPKIIENHSLVPFIEHQFSSFEEMDKSFSKSISYLKEINDNFDFE from the coding sequence ATGGATTTTGAAAAAATTTATGCAAAGCTGCCGGATTTTATTAAATATAATAATTATATTTTAGATTTCTTTTTAAAGATTCCTAAAAAGTTACAAAATTTAAATAAAAAATCTAATCAGTTAAATTCACAAAATCAGTTATTGGATTTATTGTTTACTAGTTGTGATATAAGAATAAAAGGTAATTTAAGAAATGTTCAGTTATTGTATATTGAATTGCTTCGTTTTGTAGATAATGTATGTAAAAAGCATAATATTGATTATTGGCTTGAAGGAGGTACATTAATTGGCGCAGTTCGCCATGGTGGTTTTATTCCATGGGATGATGACATAGATTTGTCTATTATGAGAAAAGACTATGAAAAACTAATTAAAATTCTTCCAGAAGAAATTTCTAAATATGAATACTTCAAAGAAAATTGTGGTTTGTCTTTACTTATTGAAAATCAAAAGAACTATTTTGAAGGATTTAGAAGTGTTTATGATGTTGATGATGAAAATGGTTTTTTAGATGATAATAAATTTTCATTTTTACAAATTGCATGGCTAAAACCTTATGTTAAGATTGATCTATTTCCGAAAGATTACCTTTTAGAAGAAAAGTTGGAATCTTTTAAAAAGGATTATGTGTCAACTAAATATAAGTTTAATCAGGATGTTAAAAATGGTAAAAAAGTTTTTTGGAACGAATTTAATGTAGTAAAAAAAGAATTAGGATTAGTTAATACTAAGACAAAGTATTTTGCAGATTCAATTGATGTTTTACAGTTAACTTCTGATTTGATTTATGAAACTGATAAGATATTTCCATTGAAAACAATAAAATTTGAAGGATATGAATTTAAATGTCCTAAAGATATTAAACATACCTTGGAAGTTCAATTTGGTAAGAATTTCATGCATATTCCAAAGATTATTGAAAATCATAGTTTAGTTCCATTTATAGAACATCAATTTAGTTCATTTGAGGAAATGGATAAATCATTTTCAAAATCTATTAGTTATTTAAAAGAAATTAATGATAATTTTGATTTTGAATAA